TCGTTCAGGGGGAGGCTCCGGCGGCCGGATGTCCGGTAGGAGGAGAAGAAACAGCTGGTGCTATAGCTGACATTTTGGATATTGAAGCAGAGAGTTCAGAACGAGAAGTTGCCCAGCTTTTATGTCAGGGTGGTCTTGAAGAAGCAGCCAGATCAGCAAGTTATGAAGGCATCAATAGCTGTCGGGCAGCAAGTCAAATCAACACCCTGGAAAAAGAATGCATTTACGGCTGCATAGGTTATGGTGATTGTAGGGAAGTCTGTGATTTTGGGGCAATAAAAATGAACGAGAATGGTCTGCCGGTTGTCGATGAAGAATCCTGTACTGCCTGTCGTGAATGTGTAAATGTTTGTCCTCATGATTTGTTTATTCTCAGGCCAGTTTCCGATAAAAACCATATAAGATGCATGTCCAACGACCCGGGCAAAGAAGTCAATAAAATTTGCCAGGTAGGCTGCATAGCCTGCCAGCAGTGTGTAAAAGTTTGTCCCGTAGATGCCATTGAAATGGAAGATGATCTTGCGGTTTTAGATTATGAAAAATGTATTAATTGTGGACTCTGTGCTGAGGCCTGTCCCAAGGATGTTATTGAATTTAGCGGGAAAAAAATATCTGAAATTGAAATTACAGAGAATTGTATTGGCTGTACCCGTTGTGCTCAGGAATGCCCGGTTGATGCTATAAGCGGTGAAGCAAAAGAAAAACATGAGATTGATGACGAAAAATGCGTTGAATGTGGAATATGTTACGAGGTTTGTCCTGCTGAGGGGGCTATTGTCAGGGAACTTAAAGGGCAGTGATAGTTTTGACAGCATGGACAAAAAGATAAATAAATGATACAATGTTAATGATTGAAAAATCACTGATTATAATAAGTGTTTTTATTAGGATCGAGGTGAGAGATTTTATGCGCAGTAACAGGACGAGGTATGTATGTCTGGTTGGGCTTTTAATATCTATCGGCCTTGTTCTTCACATAGTTGAAAGTCTGATTCCCATGAGTTATATTGTACCGGGAGCAAAAATGGGGCTGGCCAATATAGCAAGTCTTCTGGGAATGGTCATTTTTGGATTTAAAGTGGGTTTTCTGGTTTTATTCTTTCGGATTGTTCTGGGGTCAGTAATAGCAGGAACTTTCCTATCCTTCAATTTTATGATGAGTTTCAGCGGCGGAGTGCTTGGATTTCTATTGATGGGATTGGTTTATTATTTTGCTTCGGATTATTTCAGTATAATTGGGGTTAGCATCGTGGGTGCTTTATTCCATAATGTTGGACAGATCTTTACCGCCATGTATATAATAAGCAATTTCGGGCTGGTTTATTATCTGCCATATCTCGCTTTGCTGGCAATTCCTGCTGGATTGGGTATAGGACTCACAGTTGATTTCACCTGGAATTATCTTTTCTATAGTCCTTTGAGGGGAAAAGCATGAAAGATATTAAATTTGTGCTGGCTTCTAAGTCTCCCCGGCGCAGACAACTGCTTTCCCGCCTTGATTTAAATTTTGAAGTTTACCCCAGCCAGGTAGATGAGAGCAAATATTCTAATGAAAACCCCCGGGAACATGTGATGAAGCTGGCAGAAATGAAAGCGAAAGAAGTTTTTGATGATTTTAATTCGAAAAGGGTTTTAGTTTTAGCCGCGGATACGATCGTGTCATTTAAGGAGGAAATACTGGAAAAACCAGAATCTCTAGAAGAAGCTGAAAATATGTTGGAGCGATTGAGAGGCAGCGAACATGAAGTAATAACCGGGATTTGCTTGCTGGAGAAAAATGGGCAGGATTACTCAACAATTATTGACTTTGAAACTACCGAGGTTTTTAT
This DNA window, taken from Halarsenatibacter silvermanii, encodes the following:
- a CDS encoding RnfABCDGE type electron transport complex subunit B, with translation MDSLFIYSLASMGGIAAILAAGLGIASRKFEVETDPKVDAVNEALPGANCGACGYAGCDGFAEAVVQGEAPAAGCPVGGEETAGAIADILDIEAESSEREVAQLLCQGGLEEAARSASYEGINSCRAASQINTLEKECIYGCIGYGDCREVCDFGAIKMNENGLPVVDEESCTACRECVNVCPHDLFILRPVSDKNHIRCMSNDPGKEVNKICQVGCIACQQCVKVCPVDAIEMEDDLAVLDYEKCINCGLCAEACPKDVIEFSGKKISEIEITENCIGCTRCAQECPVDAISGEAKEKHEIDDEKCVECGICYEVCPAEGAIVRELKGQ
- a CDS encoding Gx transporter family protein, which gives rise to MRSNRTRYVCLVGLLISIGLVLHIVESLIPMSYIVPGAKMGLANIASLLGMVIFGFKVGFLVLFFRIVLGSVIAGTFLSFNFMMSFSGGVLGFLLMGLVYYFASDYFSIIGVSIVGALFHNVGQIFTAMYIISNFGLVYYLPYLALLAIPAGLGIGLTVDFTWNYLFYSPLRGKA
- a CDS encoding Maf family protein, whose product is MKDIKFVLASKSPRRRQLLSRLDLNFEVYPSQVDESKYSNENPREHVMKLAEMKAKEVFDDFNSKRVLVLAADTIVSFKEEILEKPESLEEAENMLERLRGSEHEVITGICLLEKNGQDYSTIIDFETTEVFMRDFSKDELKGYINSHEPLGKAGAYAIQGLGSLLVKKIDGSYFNVVGLPLSLLGEKLSDRGLGILEYQIYSS